From Nycticebus coucang isolate mNycCou1 chromosome 6, mNycCou1.pri, whole genome shotgun sequence, the proteins below share one genomic window:
- the LOC128587564 gene encoding uncharacterized protein LOC128587564 isoform X4 has protein sequence MLFSSLPTLIGISIEEMVSLPLAPQSQAMFAFEWRDPEEGISGQLTWTHLPQDFKNSPTIFDEVLHADLDAEVLLHQCQDILVQVHSLRQDLTDQPLPDAEETWFTDSSSFMRDGHRYAGVAVVSETETLWAEPLSSSTSAQWAELIALTKALVMGKGKKINIYTDSRYAFATAHIHGVIYRERGLLMAEGKTVKNKQEILDLLTAIWLPKKVAIIHCPGHQKGNSPVAQGNHQVDKIAKSVALKVTQELALHLPDPGAPVLPEKHKYSPEDLAWLHTIPQAHCPAKYNGWWRTADGRTILSARHRSAPVYAPSHHMGNRKLKDLVHHAKIKIERLDTNLYQIVGACKACQLTNGRSGPAA, from the exons ATGCTGTTTTCCTCCTTACCTACCCTGATTGGGATTTCCATAGAAGAAATGGTCAG TCTCCCTCTAgccccacaaagccaggctatgtTTGCCTTTGAGTGGAGAGATCCAGAGGAGGGCATCAGTGGACAACTCACCTGGACCCACCTACCGCAAGACTTTAAGAATTCTCCAACTATCTTTGATGAAGTCCTACATGCAGATTTAG ATGCAGAGGTGCTGCTACATCAATGCCAAGATATACTGGTGCAAGTTCACAGCCTCCGCCAAGACCTGACTGATCAGCCACTGCCTGACGCTGAGGAAACCTGGTTCACAGACAGCAGCAGTTTCATGAGGGATGGACACAGGTATGCAGGGGTGGCTGTGGTCTCAGAAACCGAAACATTGTGGGCTGAGCCCCTCTCAAGCAGTACTTCTGCCCAATGGGCAGAACTCATCGCTCTCACTAAGGCCTTGGTtatgggaaaaggaaagaaaattaatatctATACTGACAGTCGGTATGCGTTTGCCACGGCCCACATTCATGGTGTCATCTACAGGGAGAGGGGGTTGCTAATGGCAGAAGGAAAAACGGTAAAGAACAAGCAAGAAATATTGGACCTCCTGACAGCCATCTGGTTGCCGAAGAAAGTAGCCATCATTCACTGCCCGGGTCACCAGAAAGGAAATTCCCCGGTGGCTCAGGGTAATCACCAAGTGGACAAGATAGCCAAGAGTGTAGCCCTCAAGGTAACCCAAGAGCTAGCCCTCCACCTGCCAGATCCAGGAGCGCCAGTGCTGCCAGAGAAACACAAATACTCTCCGGAGGACCTGGCTTGGCTTCACACTATTCCTCAAGCACATTGCCCAGCAAAATACAACGGTTGGTGGCGCACTGCAGATGGCAGAACCATCCTCTCAGCTAGGCATAGAAGTGCTCCGGTGTATGCACCAAGCCACCACATGGGCAACCGGAAACTGAAAGACCTAGTCCATCATGCGAAGATTAAAATAGAACGTCTAGACACTAACCTGTACCAAATTGTTGGGGCTTGTAAGGCCTGTCAGCTCACTAATGGCAGATCGGGACCTGCTGCCTAA
- the LOC128587564 gene encoding uncharacterized protein LOC128587564 isoform X2 translates to MDIHPAVPNPYTLLSALAPTQTWYTVLDLKDAFCSLPLAPQSQAMFAFEWRDPEEGISGQLTWTHLPQDFKNSPTIFDEVLHADLDAEVLLHQCQDILVQVHSLRQDLTDQPLPDAEETWFTDSSSFMRDGHRYAGVAVVSETETLWAEPLSSSTSAQWAELIALTKALVMGKGKKINIYTDSRYAFATAHIHGVIYRERGLLMAEGKTVKNKQEILDLLTAIWLPKKVAIIHCPGHQKGNSPVAQGNHQVDKIAKSVALKVTQELALHLPDPGAPVLPEKHKYSPEDLAWLHTIPQAHCPAKYNGWWRTADGRTILSARHRSAPVYAPSHHMGNRKLKDLVHHAKIKIERLDTNLYQIVGACKACQLTNGRSGPAA, encoded by the exons ATGGATATCCATCCCGCGGTGCCTAACCCGTATACACTCCTCAGTGCCTTGGCCCCAACTCAAACATGGTACACAGTATTAGATTTAAAAGATGCCTTCTGCAGTCTCCCTCTAgccccacaaagccaggctatgtTTGCCTTTGAGTGGAGAGATCCAGAGGAGGGCATCAGTGGACAACTCACCTGGACCCACCTACCGCAAGACTTTAAGAATTCTCCAACTATCTTTGATGAAGTCCTACATGCAGATTTAG ATGCAGAGGTGCTGCTACATCAATGCCAAGATATACTGGTGCAAGTTCACAGCCTCCGCCAAGACCTGACTGATCAGCCACTGCCTGACGCTGAGGAAACCTGGTTCACAGACAGCAGCAGTTTCATGAGGGATGGACACAGGTATGCAGGGGTGGCTGTGGTCTCAGAAACCGAAACATTGTGGGCTGAGCCCCTCTCAAGCAGTACTTCTGCCCAATGGGCAGAACTCATCGCTCTCACTAAGGCCTTGGTtatgggaaaaggaaagaaaattaatatctATACTGACAGTCGGTATGCGTTTGCCACGGCCCACATTCATGGTGTCATCTACAGGGAGAGGGGGTTGCTAATGGCAGAAGGAAAAACGGTAAAGAACAAGCAAGAAATATTGGACCTCCTGACAGCCATCTGGTTGCCGAAGAAAGTAGCCATCATTCACTGCCCGGGTCACCAGAAAGGAAATTCCCCGGTGGCTCAGGGTAATCACCAAGTGGACAAGATAGCCAAGAGTGTAGCCCTCAAGGTAACCCAAGAGCTAGCCCTCCACCTGCCAGATCCAGGAGCGCCAGTGCTGCCAGAGAAACACAAATACTCTCCGGAGGACCTGGCTTGGCTTCACACTATTCCTCAAGCACATTGCCCAGCAAAATACAACGGTTGGTGGCGCACTGCAGATGGCAGAACCATCCTCTCAGCTAGGCATAGAAGTGCTCCGGTGTATGCACCAAGCCACCACATGGGCAACCGGAAACTGAAAGACCTAGTCCATCATGCGAAGATTAAAATAGAACGTCTAGACACTAACCTGTACCAAATTGTTGGGGCTTGTAAGGCCTGTCAGCTCACTAATGGCAGATCGGGACCTGCTGCCTAA
- the LOC128587564 gene encoding uncharacterized protein LOC128587564 isoform X5, giving the protein MFAFEWRDPEEGISGQLTWTHLPQDFKNSPTIFDEVLHADLDAEVLLHQCQDILVQVHSLRQDLTDQPLPDAEETWFTDSSSFMRDGHRYAGVAVVSETETLWAEPLSSSTSAQWAELIALTKALVMGKGKKINIYTDSRYAFATAHIHGVIYRERGLLMAEGKTVKNKQEILDLLTAIWLPKKVAIIHCPGHQKGNSPVAQGNHQVDKIAKSVALKVTQELALHLPDPGAPVLPEKHKYSPEDLAWLHTIPQAHCPAKYNGWWRTADGRTILSARHRSAPVYAPSHHMGNRKLKDLVHHAKIKIERLDTNLYQIVGACKACQLTNGRSGPAA; this is encoded by the exons atgtTTGCCTTTGAGTGGAGAGATCCAGAGGAGGGCATCAGTGGACAACTCACCTGGACCCACCTACCGCAAGACTTTAAGAATTCTCCAACTATCTTTGATGAAGTCCTACATGCAGATTTAG ATGCAGAGGTGCTGCTACATCAATGCCAAGATATACTGGTGCAAGTTCACAGCCTCCGCCAAGACCTGACTGATCAGCCACTGCCTGACGCTGAGGAAACCTGGTTCACAGACAGCAGCAGTTTCATGAGGGATGGACACAGGTATGCAGGGGTGGCTGTGGTCTCAGAAACCGAAACATTGTGGGCTGAGCCCCTCTCAAGCAGTACTTCTGCCCAATGGGCAGAACTCATCGCTCTCACTAAGGCCTTGGTtatgggaaaaggaaagaaaattaatatctATACTGACAGTCGGTATGCGTTTGCCACGGCCCACATTCATGGTGTCATCTACAGGGAGAGGGGGTTGCTAATGGCAGAAGGAAAAACGGTAAAGAACAAGCAAGAAATATTGGACCTCCTGACAGCCATCTGGTTGCCGAAGAAAGTAGCCATCATTCACTGCCCGGGTCACCAGAAAGGAAATTCCCCGGTGGCTCAGGGTAATCACCAAGTGGACAAGATAGCCAAGAGTGTAGCCCTCAAGGTAACCCAAGAGCTAGCCCTCCACCTGCCAGATCCAGGAGCGCCAGTGCTGCCAGAGAAACACAAATACTCTCCGGAGGACCTGGCTTGGCTTCACACTATTCCTCAAGCACATTGCCCAGCAAAATACAACGGTTGGTGGCGCACTGCAGATGGCAGAACCATCCTCTCAGCTAGGCATAGAAGTGCTCCGGTGTATGCACCAAGCCACCACATGGGCAACCGGAAACTGAAAGACCTAGTCCATCATGCGAAGATTAAAATAGAACGTCTAGACACTAACCTGTACCAAATTGTTGGGGCTTGTAAGGCCTGTCAGCTCACTAATGGCAGATCGGGACCTGCTGCCTAA
- the LOC128587564 gene encoding uncharacterized protein LOC128587564 isoform X1 — protein sequence MALLISPALSLLDITRPFHLYVDEHKGVAKGVLTQDFGTLDSPSSLPLNPVTSGWPPCLWIIAATALLVKDADKLTLGQELLITTPHTIEGVLKQPPDGWMSNARLTHYQGLLLNPPRIRFLPSVALNAATLLHNPDAEVLLHQCQDILVQVHSLRQDLTDQPLPDAEETWFTDSSSFMRDGHRYAGVAVVSETETLWAEPLSSSTSAQWAELIALTKALVMGKGKKINIYTDSRYAFATAHIHGVIYRERGLLMAEGKTVKNKQEILDLLTAIWLPKKVAIIHCPGHQKGNSPVAQGNHQVDKIAKSVALKVTQELALHLPDPGAPVLPEKHKYSPEDLAWLHTIPQAHCPAKYNGWWRTADGRTILSARHRSAPVYAPSHHMGNRKLKDLVHHAKIKIERLDTNLYQIVGACKACQLTNGRSGPAA from the coding sequence ATGGCCTTGTTAATCTCTCCTGCATTAAGTCTCCTCGATATTACCAGACCTTTCCATCTATATGTGGATGAGCACAAAGGGGTGGCAAAGGGAGTATTAACCCAAGACTTTGGGACCCTGGACTCGCCCAGTAGCTTACCTCTCAACCCAGTCACCTCGGGATGGCCCCCTTGTTTATGGATTATTGCGGCAACTGCCCTCttagtaaaagatgcagacaaactCACCCTGGGGCAAGAACTGTTAATAACGACCCCTCACACCATCGAGGGAGTCTTAAAGCAGCCCCCAGATGGATGGATGAGCAATGCGCGACTGACTCATTATCAAGGCCTACTACTAAACCCACCAAGGATTCGGTTCTTACCCAGTGTAGCTTTGAATGCTGCCACTCTTTTACACAACCCAGATGCAGAGGTGCTGCTACATCAATGCCAAGATATACTGGTGCAAGTTCACAGCCTCCGCCAAGACCTGACTGATCAGCCACTGCCTGACGCTGAGGAAACCTGGTTCACAGACAGCAGCAGTTTCATGAGGGATGGACACAGGTATGCAGGGGTGGCTGTGGTCTCAGAAACCGAAACATTGTGGGCTGAGCCCCTCTCAAGCAGTACTTCTGCCCAATGGGCAGAACTCATCGCTCTCACTAAGGCCTTGGTtatgggaaaaggaaagaaaattaatatctATACTGACAGTCGGTATGCGTTTGCCACGGCCCACATTCATGGTGTCATCTACAGGGAGAGGGGGTTGCTAATGGCAGAAGGAAAAACGGTAAAGAACAAGCAAGAAATATTGGACCTCCTGACAGCCATCTGGTTGCCGAAGAAAGTAGCCATCATTCACTGCCCGGGTCACCAGAAAGGAAATTCCCCGGTGGCTCAGGGTAATCACCAAGTGGACAAGATAGCCAAGAGTGTAGCCCTCAAGGTAACCCAAGAGCTAGCCCTCCACCTGCCAGATCCAGGAGCGCCAGTGCTGCCAGAGAAACACAAATACTCTCCGGAGGACCTGGCTTGGCTTCACACTATTCCTCAAGCACATTGCCCAGCAAAATACAACGGTTGGTGGCGCACTGCAGATGGCAGAACCATCCTCTCAGCTAGGCATAGAAGTGCTCCGGTGTATGCACCAAGCCACCACATGGGCAACCGGAAACTGAAAGACCTAGTCCATCATGCGAAGATTAAAATAGAACGTCTAGACACTAACCTGTACCAAATTGTTGGGGCTTGTAAGGCCTGTCAGCTCACTAATGGCAGATCGGGACCTGCTGCCTAA
- the LOC128587564 gene encoding uncharacterized protein LOC128587564 isoform X3, whose product MALLISPALSLLDITRPFHLYVDEHKGVAKGVLTQDFGTLDSPSSLPLNPVTSGWPPCLWIIAATALLVKDADKLTLGQELLITTPHTIEGVLKQPPDGWMSNARLTHYQGLLLNPPRIRFLPSVALNAATLLHNPDAEVLLHQCQDILVQVHSLRQDLTDQPLPDAEETWFTDSSSFMRDGHRERGLLMAEGKTVKNKQEILDLLTAIWLPKKVAIIHCPGHQKGNSPVAQGNHQVDKIAKSVALKVTQELALHLPDPGAPVLPEKHKYSPEDLAWLHTIPQAHCPAKYNGWWRTADGRTILSARHRSAPVYAPSHHMGNRKLKDLVHHAKIKIERLDTNLYQIVGACKACQLTNGRSGPAA is encoded by the exons ATGGCCTTGTTAATCTCTCCTGCATTAAGTCTCCTCGATATTACCAGACCTTTCCATCTATATGTGGATGAGCACAAAGGGGTGGCAAAGGGAGTATTAACCCAAGACTTTGGGACCCTGGACTCGCCCAGTAGCTTACCTCTCAACCCAGTCACCTCGGGATGGCCCCCTTGTTTATGGATTATTGCGGCAACTGCCCTCttagtaaaagatgcagacaaactCACCCTGGGGCAAGAACTGTTAATAACGACCCCTCACACCATCGAGGGAGTCTTAAAGCAGCCCCCAGATGGATGGATGAGCAATGCGCGACTGACTCATTATCAAGGCCTACTACTAAACCCACCAAGGATTCGGTTCTTACCCAGTGTAGCTTTGAATGCTGCCACTCTTTTACACAACCCAGATGCAGAGGTGCTGCTACATCAATGCCAAGATATACTGGTGCAAGTTCACAGCCTCCGCCAAGACCTGACTGATCAGCCACTGCCTGACGCTGAGGAAACCTGGTTCACAGACAGCAGCAGTTTCATGAGGGATGGACACAG GGAGAGGGGGTTGCTAATGGCAGAAGGAAAAACGGTAAAGAACAAGCAAGAAATATTGGACCTCCTGACAGCCATCTGGTTGCCGAAGAAAGTAGCCATCATTCACTGCCCGGGTCACCAGAAAGGAAATTCCCCGGTGGCTCAGGGTAATCACCAAGTGGACAAGATAGCCAAGAGTGTAGCCCTCAAGGTAACCCAAGAGCTAGCCCTCCACCTGCCAGATCCAGGAGCGCCAGTGCTGCCAGAGAAACACAAATACTCTCCGGAGGACCTGGCTTGGCTTCACACTATTCCTCAAGCACATTGCCCAGCAAAATACAACGGTTGGTGGCGCACTGCAGATGGCAGAACCATCCTCTCAGCTAGGCATAGAAGTGCTCCGGTGTATGCACCAAGCCACCACATGGGCAACCGGAAACTGAAAGACCTAGTCCATCATGCGAAGATTAAAATAGAACGTCTAGACACTAACCTGTACCAAATTGTTGGGGCTTGTAAGGCCTGTCAGCTCACTAATGGCAGATCGGGACCTGCTGCCTAA